Proteins from a single region of Orcinus orca chromosome 20, mOrcOrc1.1, whole genome shotgun sequence:
- the TERF2IP gene encoding telomeric repeat-binding factor 2-interacting protein 1 has product MAEAMDLGKDPNGPTHSSTLFVREDGSSMSFYVRPSPAKRRLSTLILHGGGTLCRVQEPGAVLLAQPGEAAAEASGDFISTQYILDCVERNERLELEAYRLGPALGADQAPETKPGAQAGGAAATEPELQPHAGRIVFTDADDVAILTYVKEHARSPSSVTGNALWKAMEKSSLTQHSWQSMKDRYLKRLRGQEHKYLLGEAPVSPSSQKLKRKTEQDPEDADSGEPQNKRTPDLPEEEFEKEEIKENEEAVKKMLVEATREFEEIVVDESPDFEIHITMCDDDPPTPEEDSETQPDEEEEEEKVSAPEVGAAIKIIRQLMEKFNLDLSTVTQAFLKNSGELEATSSFLESGQRADGYPIWSRQDDLDLQKDDEGTRDALVKKFGAQNVARRIEFRKK; this is encoded by the exons ATGGCTGAGGCGATGGATTTGGGCAAAGACCCCAATGGGCCAACCCATTCCTCGACTCTATTCGTGAGGGAGGATGGCAGCTCCATGTCCTTCTACGTGCGTCCCAGCCCGGCGAAGCGCCGGCTCTCGACGCTCATCCTGCACGGCGGCGGCACCTTGTGTCGCGTGCAGGAGCCCGGGGCCGTGCTGCTGGCTCAGCCTGGGGAGGCGGCGGCCGAGGCCTCGGGCGACTTCATTTCCACGCAGTACATCTTGGACTGCGTGGAGCGCAACGAGAGGCTCGAGCTGGAGGCCTACCGGTTGGGCCCGGCTCTAGGGGCCGACCAGGCCCCAGAGACGAAGCCCGGGGCTCAGGCTGGGGGCGCCGCCGCCACGGAGCCCGAGCTGCAGCCGCACGCGGGGCGGATCGTCTTCACGGACGCGGACGACGTGGCCATCTTGACGTACGTGAAGGAACATGCCCGATCGCCCAGCTCCGTCACCGGCAACGCCTTGTGGAAAGCGATGGAGAAGAGCTCGCTCACCCAGCACTCGTGGCAGTCCATGAAGGACCGCTACCTCAAGCGCCTGCGGGGCCAGGAGCATAAGTACCTGTTGGGGGAGGCCCCAGTGAGCCCCTCCTCCCAGAAACTCAAGCGGAAAACTGAGCAAGACCCCGAGGATGCTGATAGCGGGG AACCACAGAATAAGAGAACTCCAGACTTGCCTgaagaagaatttgaaaaggaagagaTCAAGGAGAATGAAGAAGCAGTCAAAAAGATGCTTGTAGAAGCCACCCGGGAGTTTGAAGAGATTGTG GTGGATGAGAGCCCTGATTTTGAAATACATATAACAATGTGTGATGATGATCCACCCACACCTGAGGAAGACTCAGAAACACAGCCtgatgaggaagaagaagaagaaaaagtttcCGCACCAGAGGTGGGAGCTGCCATTAAGATCATCCGGCAGTTAATGGAAAAGTTTAACTTGGATCTGTCAACAGTTACACAGGCCTTCCTAAAAAACAGTGGTGAGCTGGAGGCTACTTCCTCCTTTTTAGAGTCTGGTCAGAGGGCTGATGGGTATCCCATTTGGTCCCGACAGGATGACTTAGATTTGCAAAAAGATGATGAGGGTACCCGAGATGCACTGGTCAAAAAATTTGGTGCTCAGAATGTAGCTCGGAGGATTGAATTCCGAAAGAAATAA
- the DUXB gene encoding LOW QUALITY PROTEIN: double homeobox protein B (The sequence of the model RefSeq protein was modified relative to this genomic sequence to represent the inferred CDS: inserted 2 bases in 2 codons), with translation MEIIKTQSDEDLEKHQRSLSLVKQDVFYILLQKETWQGKIIYXQSQKNILQAWFEHDPYPEKANRKQLAKEIGIPESKIQIWFKNHRARQSRLGFTYLPKGATQDHTSVPRSQSNILVQAFKRNQFFDIANRKTLXQTGIPESRIQMWFQDPRSLYPGQSTSEPVNSLVDGPNGRPGMTAQQHEIDLCTLPGRSHHFASSSSFSRNQPFLPVLLPSHVSSVPCVIQGQSVMMQPMQAVQRGENSPSTLTLGNYVPALLTMGGDPDTQYPFWPQYQERQDHQEQTDMGVLQLEDYSQPQAEHKKPPPQDLSQVDISYFLQWWDECCQALTAERDPQKGTH, from the exons ACATACTATTACAAAAAGAAACCTGGCAAGGCAAGATTATTT ACCAGAGTCAAAAGAATATCCTCCAAGCATGGTTTGAACATGACCCTTACCCTGAAAAAGCTAACAGGAAACAACTGGCCAAGGAAATTGGCATTCCAGAATCTAAAATTCAG ATTTGGTTTAAAAACCACAGAGCAAGACAGAGCCGATTGGGGTTCA CATACTTACCAAAAGGAGCCACACAAGACCACACATCGGTTCCAAGATCTCAATCAAACATTCTAGTTCAAGCCTTCAAGAGGAACCAATTCTTTGATATTGCAAACAGGAAAACAC GCCAAACAGGCATTCCAGAATCGAGAATTCAA ATGTGGTTTCAGGACCCAAGATCTCTGTACCCTGGGCAGAGCACAAGTGAGCCTGTGAATTCCTTGGTAGATGGCCCAAATGGGAGACCTGGTATGACAGCTCAGCAGCACGAAATTGACCTATGTACTCTCCCAGGCAGATCTCATCATTTTGCTTCCTCCAGTTCTTTCAGCAGGAACCAACCATTTCTACCTGTTCTTCTCCCATCCCACGTATCCTCTGTCCCTTGTGTGATCCAAGGACAAAGTGTCATGATGCAGCCCATGCAGGCTGTGCAGAGAGGAGAGAACTCTCCCTCTACTCTAACACTTGGGAATTATGTGCCAGCACTGCTGACTATGGGAGGAGACCCAGATACTCAGTACCCCTTCTGGCCCCAATACCAAGAACGCCAGGATCACCAAGAACAGACTGACATGGGAGTACTGCAGTTGGAAGACTATTCTCAGCCTCAAGCTGAGCACAAAAAACCACCACCACAGGATCTGAGCCAGGTGGACATATCTTACTTTCTGCAGTGGTGGGATGAGTGCTGCCAGGCTCTGACTGCAGAGCGGGATCCTCAAAAAGGGACCCACTGA